The Geothrix oryzae DNA window CCCTGGCCGAGGTGGTCCTCCGGCGCCCCCATGCCGGGGCGGACGAACTGTTCGAGGCCCTGCTGGTGGAGGCCTTCCAGCACCTGGGGGAAGGGCGCTTCCGGGACGATGTGACGCTGGTGGTCGTCAAGCGGATGGGTGCTTGATCCATTCCGTATCCTGGAAGGTGGAGGAAGCTTCATGAACCAGGCGAAAACCCTTCTCATCATCGTGGCCATGACGGGGCTGCTGGTGTGGATCGGCGACTACTTCGGGGGCCAGTCCGGCATGGTGATGGCCCTCGCCATCGGCCTCGTGATGAACGGAATCAGCTACTTCTTTTCGGACAAGATCGTCCTGGCCAGCTACGGCGCGCGGGTGGTGACCCAGGCCGAGGCCCCCGAGCTCTACGCCATCGTGGCGAACCTCGCCCAGCGGGCCGGCCTGCCCATGCCCCGCATCGCCATCATCCCCGAGGACACCCCCAACGCGTTCGCCACGGGCCGGAACCCCGAGCATGCCGTGGTGGCCGTCACCGAGGGCATCATGCGGATCCTGAGCCGGCCCGAGCTGGAGGCCGTCCTCGGCCACGAGCTGGGCCATGTGAAGCACCGGGACATCCTCATCGGCAGCATGGCGGCCGTGCTGGCCCAGGCCATCATGTTCCTGTCCCGCATGGCCATGTGGGTGAGCCCCCGGGACGAGGAGGGCCGCTCCAACCCCCTGGCGGGCATCGCCATCATGATCCTCGGGCCCCTGGCGGCCATCCTGCTCCAGATGGCCGTGAGCCGGTCGCGGGAATACCTGGCCGACGACTACAGCGCCCATCTGACGGGCCGGCCCGACATGCTGGCCTCGGCCCTGGAGCGCCTGCAGAGCTACAACGAGCAGCTGCCCATGCAGTCCGCCCAGCCCGCCACGGCCCACATGATGATCGTGAATCCGCTGAGTGCGGGCGGCCTCATGAGCCTCTTCTCCACCCACCCCCCCATGGCGGTCCGGGTGGAGCGCCTGCGGCGCATGCCCATCGAGGCGAGGTAAGCAGCCATCCGGCTTTGCCCAAGGGCTGCGCGGGGGTCCCCGGGACGCCCGAGCATCGTGGAACCCCCGGTGAGGATTAGCCTGAACTGAACGCGGACCGGGTGGGTGCCGATAGGAGACCCATGCGGGAACGGCTCGGCAAATTCGAGGTGGTGCGCCTCCTGGGGAAGGGCGCCATGGGCGAGGTCTATCTGGGCCGCGATCCCAAGCTGGGCCGGGAAGTGGCCCTGAAGGTCATCTCCGCCGGGTCGGCGTTCGGCGAGGAGGCCCAGGCGCGGTTCGAGCGCGAGGCGCGGGCCGCCGCCATGCTGAACCACCCCCACATCGTCACGGTCTACGAGTTCGGCGAGGACGAGGGCGTCCACTACCTGGCCATGGAGCACATCCAGGGCGACGAGCTGGAGGCCTTGATCCGGGCGGGCCAGACCCCCAAGGCCGAACTCCTGGAGGTGCTGATCCAGGTCTGCGAAGGCCTGGGCTATGCGCACGATCGGGGGGTGATCCACCGGGACATCAAGCCCGCGAACATCCTGGTGACGCGGCACGGGAAGCGCCCCCACGCCAAGCTCATGGACTTCGGGGTCGCCCAGATGGGCCCCTCGGGCCTGACCCAGACCGGCACCTGGATGGGCACCGCCAGCTACATGGCGCCGGAATACCTGGACACGGGCAAGTCTTCGGCGAGTTCCGACCTCTTCGCCCTGGGCGTGATCCTCTACGAGATCCTCACGGGGGGCCGGAAGCCCTTCCAGGGCGAAACCACCACCTCGGTGCTGAACCGGATCCTCCTCCACCCCCCGGAACCCCTGCGCCCGGCGGACATGAAGGACCTCTCCGGTCGCCTGCTGACCGTGGTCGAGCGGGCCCTGTCCAAGCAGCCCGGCGACCGGTATCCAGGCGCGGAGGCCCTGGGCATGGCCATCCGCGAGGCCATGAGCGCCCTGGTCGAGCCCCCCCCGGCGCCCGCTCCCGCTGCGGCCCCCGCCCCGGTCCCAGCCCCGGCGCCTGCTCCCGCCCCCCCTCCGCCGGCCGCCGAGACCTCGGGCCACCTGATCCGGGTCGGCAAGGGTGGGCAGGGGCAGTGCCTCAGCCTGAAGGTGGCCCTCCGGCAGGCCAAACCCGGCATGGAGATCCTGATCCTGCCCGGCGCCTACCGGGAATCGGTGGTGGTGGACAAGGCCGTCACCATCCTGGCCCAGGGGGAAGCGGGCGAGGTGGTGCTGGAGGGCGCCACGGGACCGGCCATGGTGATCCAGGCCCGCGGTGCGGTCATTCGGGGGATCACCCTCCGGGCGATGGAAGGTGAGGCCGCAGTGAGGATCTCGGGGGGCGCGCCCCTGGTGGAGCAGTGCGTCATCGAAGGCGGCCTGGCGGGCGCGGTGGTGGATGGCGCGGGCACCTCGGCGCTGTTCCGGGACTGCACCTTCACCGGCCGGGGGGTCTGGGGCCTGGTGACCGAGCAGGGGGCCCAGGCCCGGGCGGAAGGCGGGGCGCTCACGGGGTTCCGGGAGGCCGGCGTTCTGGTGAGGCCCGGGGCCCAGGTCTCCCTCGCCGGGACCCAGGTCGGACCCGGCGAGGGCGTGGCCTTGCGGGTTCAGGGGCGCGGTCAGGCCGAAGTGCAGGACTGCAGCCTGGCCGCCGCCGCGGGATCGGTGGAGGTGGAGCCCGAGGGCCGGGTGCAACTGACCCGGTGCCGCCTGATGGACAGCCGCTACGCGGGCCTGCTGGCCCTGGAGCGCAGCCACGCGGTGCTCGAGGCCTGCGAGCTGGGCGGCCACGAGTGCTCGGGCGCGCATGTGCTGGCCGGGGCCAATGTCCTGCTCCGCCAGTGTCGGCTGGTCGGGAACGCGGGGTTTGGCCTGTCGGTCATGGACCGGGGCCTGGCGACGCTGGAAGGCTGCACCGTCCAGGCGAATGGGGGCGCAGGATTGCTCATCCACCACGGAGCCACGATCCAGGCCCGGAACAGTTCCTTCTCCGAGGGCCGATCCCTGGGCGTGGACTGCGCCGAAGGGGGCCAGGGCGTGCTCGACGGCTGCGAGATCCTGGGCAACGCCGGGGCCGGGGTGCAGGTGGAGCCCGGCGGCAGCCTGCTGCTGGTGCGCTGCACCCTCAAGGACGGCCTGGACACCGGGCTGCTCCTCCTGGAGGACTCCCAGGCCACGCTGGAGGAGTGCGTGGTGCATCGCAACGCCCGGGGCGGCATCCTGCTGGCGAAGGATGCGGCGGATCCGGTGATGCGCGGGGCCAACCGCATCGAGGACGGCTTCCAGCGCGTGGACGGCAACGGGCAGCTGGTGAAGGTCGCGCCCCTTTAAGCGCAACACCGGGCGCCGCGTCGGGCGTCGTCCTGGGGGCGGCTACAGGCCCGCGAGTTCGTCCAGAAGGGGCAGCCAGGCGGTCTCCCCGGCTCCGGGCCAGGGCAGGGGGCGGATCAGGGGATCCTCGGTTTCGGCGGGTATGCCTCCGGACCGGATGAGCGCCACGGGCAGTTCCCGGAGCTCGCCCAGTTCGCGCTGGAGGTTGCGGAGGTCGGTCACCGGGGGCTCGGACCCCGGGGGAACCTCGAGGACCAGCAGCCGGCTGGCGGCCCCGGAGTCGGTCCGCAGGCGCTCCAGGGCCTGCTCCAGGGTGTCCACCGGATCCAGGCGGAGGTAACCCGCGGCCCTCAGGGCTGTCTGGGCCTCCTCGCGGGCCGACCCGGGAGCCATGGCCAGCACCAGACAGGTGCCGCGGCGCCCCAACCGGGTCAGGGCGTCCGGCGTCTCGGCCCCTGCCGGGTTCATGCGGCTTCCAGGTCCCTTGTTTTCCGTCCCGGCCTTGGCCTTGGTCTCACGGGTGCCGGAAGGGGCCGAGGGCGTCGAACTGGACACGCGCTGCATCTGCTCCCGGATGGTCAGGACATCCTGGATCTGGTTGAGTTCCGAATCCTTGAGATCCAGGAACTGGACCCCGATGATGATCTCCCCGTCCCGCTCCCAGGCATTGGCCACCCGGCCCCGGGCCTCGAAGAGGGGGTGCTTGGGCAGGTCCCGGATCTTCAGCATGGGAAGTTCCTTCCCCTTTTCGAAGAAGCCCACGCCAGGGGTTACGCGCATGTGGTCATCCAGCCGCATGACCCGGTCCACCCGGAAGGCGAGCCCGCCGAGGGAGAGGTTCACGAGGGGCCCCGCGAAGCCGAACCCCGGCAGGCCGGAATCCTGGGCCAGCACATAGGCCTTCTCCCGTGGCCGAAAGGGATACCGCTTGTGGGTGCGCCGGTCCGACTGCGTCATCCGGAGGGGAACGGAGAACCGGTACAGCAGGTAGGATTCCCGGCCCAGGAAGGTGAGGGGGGCCTCGAAGCGTTGCTCTCCGACCGCAAAGAGCATCTCGAAGGGCGCCCCGCCCACCATCTCGTGGGGGAGGGGCCGGATGAGCTTCAGATGGAGGACGCCCTTCTCGAAGTCCAGGTGCTGGACCCAGGCGGTGTAGGGCAGGGTATGCGTACCCTCCACCTTGATGGGGAATTCCGATTCAGAGCGCTGCAGGTCGGTCAGGGCCCGGCGGATCTGTACGGGATCCTCGACGGTCGATTCCCGTCCGGACCCCCCGCTTGACCTGACCAGGCTCATCGATCCTCACCCGTTCCCAAAGCATCGGGAAAAGGCGCCGGAAGAATGAGTTCAGACATTGAACAGGAAGTTCATGAGATCCCCGTCTTTCACCACATAGTCCTTGCCCTCGGTCCGCATCTTCCCGGCATCCTTGGCCCCCTGCTCGCCCCGGTACTGGATGAAGTCCTCGTAGGCGATGACCTGGGCCCGGATGAAGCCCTTCTCGAAGTCGGTGTGGATGACGCCGGCGGCCTGGGGGGCCGTGTCGCCCTTGTGGATGGTCCAGGCGCGTACTTCCTTCACCCCGGCGGTGAAGTAGGTCTGGAGGCCCAGCAGGTCGTAGCTGGCGTGGATCAGGACATTCAGGCCCGGCTCCGACAGACCGGCCTCCTCCAGGAAGAGGGGGCGATCCTCCTCGGGCAGATCCTGGATCTCGGCTTCGAGCTTGGAGCAGATGGGGATGCAGGGGGCCTGGCGCTCGGCGGCGAGCGCCAGGAGCTTCTGGTAGTGGGCATTGCCCTCGGGGTTCCGGATGTCCTCCTCCCCGATGTTGCCCACGAAGAGGGTGGGCTTGAGGGTGAGCAGCCCGTAGGACTTGATGAGGGCCTTGTCCTCGGACGACAGGCCCGCGGTGCGGGCCCACTTGCCGCCGTCCAGGGCCGCGAAGACCCGCTCCAGCACCGCCACCAGGGCCAGGGATTCCTTGTTGCCGGTCTTGGCGACCTTCCGGTGGCGCTCCAGGCCCTTCTCGACGGCGTCCAGATCCTTGATGACCAGTTCCGTCTCGATGATGCTGAGGTCCCGCTCCGGGTCCACGCCGCCCTCCACATGGGTGACATTGCCGTCTTCGAAGCAGCGCACCACCTGGACGATGGCATCGGTCTCCCGGATGTGGCCCAGGAAGGCGTTGCCCAGGCCCTCGCCCTTGCTGGCGCCCCGGACCAGGCCCGCGATGTCCACGAATTCCTGGGCCGCGGGCAGGACCCGCTGGGGGTTCACGATCTCGGCCAGGGCCGCCAGGCGGGGATCCGGCACATCCACCACGCCCGTATTGGGCTCGATGGTGCAGAAGGGATAGTTGGCCGAAGCCGCGCCCGCACGGGTGAGAGCATTGAAAAGGGTGGATTTTCCCACATTGGGGAGCCCCACGATGCCACAAGCCACAGCCATTCCATCCTCCAAGCCTTTCAGTATCTCAGAGAGCAGATGTGACGAAAAGAACGGCTTCCGGGACTTGCGCGGGGCCGCAGGGCGCCATACTCTCCCCGCCAAGGTCGTGGAGCGAAGACGGGGAGGCAGCATGATCGTGCGGGCGGAGTGGCCGGGCTATGTGGTGGATGTACTCGTCCGCCCCGGCCAGGAAGTGGAAGAGGACGAACCCCTCTTGATCCTTGAGGGCACGGACTCCTCCCGCACCTCCTTCTACATCAATGCCCCCGAGTGCGGAAAGGTCCGCGAGATCCTCATCGAGGAGGGCGACTTCGCCTACGAGGACGACGACCTGGTGGTCATCGGCGACACCGACAAGGACGAGTAGCCGGGTAGACTGGAGCCATCGTCCTCATGAGGTGACTGAATGGCTGTGGTGCGTGCCGAGATGGCCGGGAAGGTTCTGGAGGTCTGCGTCGTGGCAGGCGATGCCGTGAACGAGGACCAGGACCTGGTCATCATCGAGTCGATGAAGATGCAGATTCCCGTGGGCAGCCCCGAGGAGGGCACGGTCCAGAAGGTCTTCGTGACCCCGGACCAGTTCCTCAACGAAGGGGACCCCATCGTCGAGCTGGGCTGATGGAGGTCCGCCTCGAACGCCTGGCGGGGGAGGATGCGGGCATCGCCCTGCTGGGCCTGGACCGTCCTGCCGCCAAGAATGCCCTGGGCCGCCAACTCATGGCCGAGTTCCGGCAGGCCCTGGTGGACCTGGGCTCCGATCCCTCGGTCCGGGTGGTGGTCCTGCACAGCCTCGTGCCCGGGGTCTTCTGCGCCGGGGCCGACCTGAAAGAGCGGGCTGAGATGGCCCCTGCGGAGGTGGCGATCTTCGTCCAGGGCCTGCGCTCGGCCTTCACAGGGCTGGAGGATCTGCCCATGCCGGTGATCGCCGCCCTGGAAGGCGCAGCCTTCGGCGGCGGACTGGAGCTGGCCCTGTGTGCGGATCTCCGCATCGCCGGGGCCGATGCCAAGCTGGGCCTGGTGGAGACCGCCCTGGCCATCATCCCGGGCGCCGGGGGCACCCAGCGCCTGCCCCGGCTCATCGGGGCGGCGCGGGCCAAGGAACTGATCTTCACGGCCCGGCGCCTCGGCGCCGAGGAGGCCGGGCGTCTGGGCGTGGTGGACCGGGTGGTCCCCGCAGGGCGGGCCCTGGACTCGGCGCTGGCCCTGGCCCGGGAGATCCTGCCCAACGGCCCGGTGGCCGTCCGCATGGCCAAGCTCGCCGTGAACCGGGGGCAGGGCCTGGATCTGGGCGCCGGCCTCGCGTTCGAGCAGGCCTGCTACGCCCAGGTGATCCCCACCCAGGATCGCCTGGAGGGACTGGCCGCCTTCCGCGAGAAGCGCATACCCCAGTACCGGGGTCGATGATGGCCGGCTCCCACGAGCATGGGCCCAGCACCACCGGCCGCCTGGCCTGGAGCGCGGCGATCTTCTTCGTGAGCTTCGTCCTTCAGGGCGTGGGCGGCCTCTGGACGGGCTCCATCGGCCTGGTCAGCGACAGTCTGGAGAACCTGAATGATGTGCTGGTGAACAGCCTCGGGATCCTGAGCCTCTGGCTGGCCAACCGGCGGGCCCCTGATGACCGGTGGACCTTCGGTTGGCATCGCCTTGAAGTCTTCAACAGCCTGGTGGGCGTGGGATTCCTCCTGTTCCTGGCGGGGGCGGTGGGCTGGGAGGCCCTGGCCCGGTTCCGCCATCCCGTGCCCATCCAGACCGGCTGGGTGCTGGTGTTCTCGGGCATCGGCCTCCTGCTGAACATCGCGGCCACGGTGGTGCTGGTGCCGCGCGATCGCAGTCTGCTGGAGCGCGATGCCAGCCTGCGGGCGGCCTACATGCACGCCTTCGCCGACAGCCTCACCAGCGTCTCCCTGGTGGTGAGCATGATCCTCATCCGCCTCACGGGCTGGCGCTGGGTGGATCCCGCCATCGCCCTGGTGATCCTGGTGGTCATCCTGCGAGGGGCGGTGCTGCTGCTCCGCGACGCGGTGGGCATTCTCATGCACCGCGCCGCCTTCGAGCACGAGGCCGTGAAGGCCGAACTGATGGCGCTGCCGGGCATCCTCGGGGTGGAGGATTTCCGCAGCTGGAAGATGTGCAGCCACCTCACCATCGCCTCGGCCCACATCATCGTGGCCACCGACCGGCTGGAGGACACGGAGGCCTTCCTGGAGCGCATCGAGCGCCTGCTGTGGGAACGGCACGGCGTCCGCCACCTCACGGTGCACTTCGAGACCCGGGACATGGCGGATCGCCATCACCACCGGTTCATCCACCAGCACGACGCGGAAGCGGACCATCACCATTAGGCCGTTTCCGGTCGCTGCAAAATCAAGGGCGGCCGAGGCCGCCCTTGATTTTGCAGATGGGAAGAACGGGCCTTGGGAACGGCCTCAATTCCCCATGCCGAACTTCTTCATGACCGCGGCGCGCTGGGTGTCGTACTCGGCCTGGGTGATGAGCTGGCCGTCGAAGAGCTCCTTGAGCTCGGTGAGTTCCTCCTTCAGGGACTTCGCGGGGGCCATGGGCGCCGCGGGGGCCGCGGGAGCATTGCCCGCCGGGAAACCCTGCTGGCCCATCTGCTGGGCGGCGCCGGTCATCTGCTGGCCCATCATGTTGCCCATGCCGAAGCCCAGGCCCACGCCCATGCCCATGCCGGCGACGCCGCCGGGGTTCTGGGCGGCCAGGGGGATGCTGTCGGCCACCTGCATCTGCGTGTAGGCGCCCATGACGGGGGCCATCATGCCCACGCCGGTGCGCTTGTCCATCATGGCTTCCACTTCCTCGGGAAGGCTGATGTTCTCCACGAAGAACTTGGACAGCTCCAGGCCCATGGTCTTGAACTCGTCCTGGAGCTTCTGCTTCACCAGGTCGGAGATCTCGTCGTATTTCGCGGCCAGGTCCAGGGCGGGAATCTTGGATTCGCCGAGGGTATCCGTGAAGCGGCTCATGATGGTCTTGCGGAGCTGCTCGCTGATGTCGGGCACGGTGTAGACGCCGTTGGTGCCCACCAGCTGCTTGAGGAAGGTGCCGCTGTCCACCACCTTGATGGAGTAGATGCCGAAGGCCCGGATGCGCAGCATGCCGAAGTCGGCGTCGCGCATCATGATCGGGTTCGAGGTACCCCACTTCAGGTCGTTGTAGAGCTTGGTGGAGATGAAGTAGACATCGCTCTTGAAGGGGCTCTCGAAGCCGTACTTCCAGCCCTTCAGCGTGGCGAGGATGGGCAGGTTCTGGGTGGTGAGGTTGTGCGTGCCGGGCTTGAACACATCCGCCAGCTGGCCCTCGTTGACGAAGACGGCCTCCTGGCTTTCCCGCACGACGAGCTTGCCGCCGTTCTGGATCTCCTGGCCCCGCATGGGGAAGCGCCAAGCCAGCGTGTCGCTGGAATCGTCAAGCCACTCAAGAATGTCCAGGAATTGGGCTTTGCCCCAGTCCATCAGACCCATGTGTCGTTCTCCTCGCGGCATCGGCCACAGGTACGATTCTAGGCCGGACTGTCAAGCAGGGCAGGGCCCCGAGCGGGAAAAACCGGCGAACGGTCGCCGCGGGCCGGGGAGCCCCCTTCAGCGGCTCCCCTTGACCATGCGCACCGGACCGTCCGCCTTGGATCTGGCCCCTGGCTGGTCGATGCGCGCCTTGCTGTGGACCATGTGCGTG harbors:
- the htpX gene encoding zinc metalloprotease HtpX encodes the protein MNQAKTLLIIVAMTGLLVWIGDYFGGQSGMVMALAIGLVMNGISYFFSDKIVLASYGARVVTQAEAPELYAIVANLAQRAGLPMPRIAIIPEDTPNAFATGRNPEHAVVAVTEGIMRILSRPELEAVLGHELGHVKHRDILIGSMAAVLAQAIMFLSRMAMWVSPRDEEGRSNPLAGIAIMILGPLAAILLQMAVSRSREYLADDYSAHLTGRPDMLASALERLQSYNEQLPMQSAQPATAHMMIVNPLSAGGLMSLFSTHPPMAVRVERLRRMPIEAR
- a CDS encoding protein kinase domain-containing protein, which translates into the protein MRERLGKFEVVRLLGKGAMGEVYLGRDPKLGREVALKVISAGSAFGEEAQARFEREARAAAMLNHPHIVTVYEFGEDEGVHYLAMEHIQGDELEALIRAGQTPKAELLEVLIQVCEGLGYAHDRGVIHRDIKPANILVTRHGKRPHAKLMDFGVAQMGPSGLTQTGTWMGTASYMAPEYLDTGKSSASSDLFALGVILYEILTGGRKPFQGETTTSVLNRILLHPPEPLRPADMKDLSGRLLTVVERALSKQPGDRYPGAEALGMAIREAMSALVEPPPAPAPAAAPAPVPAPAPAPAPPPPAAETSGHLIRVGKGGQGQCLSLKVALRQAKPGMEILILPGAYRESVVVDKAVTILAQGEAGEVVLEGATGPAMVIQARGAVIRGITLRAMEGEAAVRISGGAPLVEQCVIEGGLAGAVVDGAGTSALFRDCTFTGRGVWGLVTEQGAQARAEGGALTGFREAGVLVRPGAQVSLAGTQVGPGEGVALRVQGRGQAEVQDCSLAAAAGSVEVEPEGRVQLTRCRLMDSRYAGLLALERSHAVLEACELGGHECSGAHVLAGANVLLRQCRLVGNAGFGLSVMDRGLATLEGCTVQANGGAGLLIHHGATIQARNSSFSEGRSLGVDCAEGGQGVLDGCEILGNAGAGVQVEPGGSLLLVRCTLKDGLDTGLLLLEDSQATLEECVVHRNARGGILLAKDAADPVMRGANRIEDGFQRVDGNGQLVKVAPL
- a CDS encoding PilZ domain-containing protein, whose product is MSLVRSSGGSGRESTVEDPVQIRRALTDLQRSESEFPIKVEGTHTLPYTAWVQHLDFEKGVLHLKLIRPLPHEMVGGAPFEMLFAVGEQRFEAPLTFLGRESYLLYRFSVPLRMTQSDRRTHKRYPFRPREKAYVLAQDSGLPGFGFAGPLVNLSLGGLAFRVDRVMRLDDHMRVTPGVGFFEKGKELPMLKIRDLPKHPLFEARGRVANAWERDGEIIIGVQFLDLKDSELNQIQDVLTIREQMQRVSSSTPSAPSGTRETKAKAGTENKGPGSRMNPAGAETPDALTRLGRRGTCLVLAMAPGSAREEAQTALRAAGYLRLDPVDTLEQALERLRTDSGAASRLLVLEVPPGSEPPVTDLRNLQRELGELRELPVALIRSGGIPAETEDPLIRPLPWPGAGETAWLPLLDELAGL
- the ychF gene encoding redox-regulated ATPase YchF encodes the protein MAVACGIVGLPNVGKSTLFNALTRAGAASANYPFCTIEPNTGVVDVPDPRLAALAEIVNPQRVLPAAQEFVDIAGLVRGASKGEGLGNAFLGHIRETDAIVQVVRCFEDGNVTHVEGGVDPERDLSIIETELVIKDLDAVEKGLERHRKVAKTGNKESLALVAVLERVFAALDGGKWARTAGLSSEDKALIKSYGLLTLKPTLFVGNIGEEDIRNPEGNAHYQKLLALAAERQAPCIPICSKLEAEIQDLPEEDRPLFLEEAGLSEPGLNVLIHASYDLLGLQTYFTAGVKEVRAWTIHKGDTAPQAAGVIHTDFEKGFIRAQVIAYEDFIQYRGEQGAKDAGKMRTEGKDYVVKDGDLMNFLFNV
- a CDS encoding acetyl-CoA carboxylase biotin carboxyl carrier protein subunit, with the protein product MIVRAEWPGYVVDVLVRPGQEVEEDEPLLILEGTDSSRTSFYINAPECGKVREILIEEGDFAYEDDDLVVIGDTDKDE
- a CDS encoding acetyl-CoA carboxylase biotin carboxyl carrier protein subunit: MAVVRAEMAGKVLEVCVVAGDAVNEDQDLVIIESMKMQIPVGSPEEGTVQKVFVTPDQFLNEGDPIVELG
- a CDS encoding enoyl-CoA hydratase-related protein; this translates as MEVRLERLAGEDAGIALLGLDRPAAKNALGRQLMAEFRQALVDLGSDPSVRVVVLHSLVPGVFCAGADLKERAEMAPAEVAIFVQGLRSAFTGLEDLPMPVIAALEGAAFGGGLELALCADLRIAGADAKLGLVETALAIIPGAGGTQRLPRLIGAARAKELIFTARRLGAEEAGRLGVVDRVVPAGRALDSALALAREILPNGPVAVRMAKLAVNRGQGLDLGAGLAFEQACYAQVIPTQDRLEGLAAFREKRIPQYRGR
- a CDS encoding cation diffusion facilitator family transporter; the encoded protein is MAGSHEHGPSTTGRLAWSAAIFFVSFVLQGVGGLWTGSIGLVSDSLENLNDVLVNSLGILSLWLANRRAPDDRWTFGWHRLEVFNSLVGVGFLLFLAGAVGWEALARFRHPVPIQTGWVLVFSGIGLLLNIAATVVLVPRDRSLLERDASLRAAYMHAFADSLTSVSLVVSMILIRLTGWRWVDPAIALVILVVILRGAVLLLRDAVGILMHRAAFEHEAVKAELMALPGILGVEDFRSWKMCSHLTIASAHIIVATDRLEDTEAFLERIERLLWERHGVRHLTVHFETRDMADRHHHRFIHQHDAEADHHH
- a CDS encoding SPFH domain-containing protein, giving the protein MGLMDWGKAQFLDILEWLDDSSDTLAWRFPMRGQEIQNGGKLVVRESQEAVFVNEGQLADVFKPGTHNLTTQNLPILATLKGWKYGFESPFKSDVYFISTKLYNDLKWGTSNPIMMRDADFGMLRIRAFGIYSIKVVDSGTFLKQLVGTNGVYTVPDISEQLRKTIMSRFTDTLGESKIPALDLAAKYDEISDLVKQKLQDEFKTMGLELSKFFVENISLPEEVEAMMDKRTGVGMMAPVMGAYTQMQVADSIPLAAQNPGGVAGMGMGVGLGFGMGNMMGQQMTGAAQQMGQQGFPAGNAPAAPAAPMAPAKSLKEELTELKELFDGQLITQAEYDTQRAAVMKKFGMGN